GTGCAGCAAATGATGGgcacataatatttatttacacaatcGCTGATCATAAACGCCAGCGCCAGAAATTGCGCATTCTCGCCATACTCCAAATCCTCCTCTAAGCTCGAATTCTTCTGCTCGGTTAGATTGTAACAGCgcgtgctgttgttgtcgtccaTGGTTGTTGATATGTTGTGCGTTGAGTTGGCGGCTTCAAGGCAGGGATTTATCTCCATATTGACAGGCAGCAATTTGTCCTGCGGCCACTTTGAGTGACTACtcactgtttgttgtttactaACTTGGCTAGCACTTGTTGGCCTTTGAGCCAACTCAACTCAGCAACAAGGCAatgcaaactatttaattaattgcgctGTTCACTGCTTCCTGCACTTCATGATTGCCTAATTGAAATCCACTTGGGCCAACAATCTCAGCGCATAGCACAGCTGCAAGGAAAGTATTTGgcgcttaagcaaatttttatcgGCTCTGGCATACTGTGTGcgcttaaattttcaaaattgcaatttcgCTTGTACACTGAAGTCAAATCAAGCTTATGATTTGCTTTGCGCAAccaaacagaaaataaattcaattcaattcaattcaatgcggaataaaacttttttttaacaagacttttgctttattttattataaattgtcaAGTCAAACTTTGCGCAAactttttaaagaatttttatttttttattgtcacaactttgccaaaaaaatgtaaacttgATCACTTGCCGCACGCTCCTGTGCGACCCGCAGGACAATTAGCGCGCAACTAAGCCAAGACAATGACCAAAGCGGCTTTATAAACTGTGCGTGCCTGGAAGGCGCCAAGgaaagcttttgctttcaattggCGCCGGCGCATTGGCAATCGACAGCGTCCCATTCATGGCTTGGCCAAAGTTAACAAGGTCAGGGTTGGGTGTAAGCAACAAgtacaaaatgtttgtaaacaaattgtagcgTTTGGCTCGCCGGCTTAAAGCTTTGGAAAGTTCAGTCAAGTCAGTTGCTCTTAGCCCTTCAGCGCCAGCGCATGTTGCACGCTTCGTTTAATGCCTTTTGCTACTCTATTTGCAGATGACTACAAAGTGGGCACGTTGGATGTGCTGCTCAGCAGCGTCTATTGTCGCTCGCAGCGTTTTCTATCCAAGCAGCTGGCACAGCTGCGACCCGAGCTAACCATGTCCATATTTTCGGGTAAGTGCGCAcacaaagccaaacaattaactttgcttaacttctgttgctgtttgcagaGATAACGCATCGTTTCCAAAGCGCTCGCGAGGATGTGCGcgcgctgttgctgcagtgcCTGCTGCCTTGGCTGCAGAATATGGAACTGGTGGCCACCAGCGTGCCGCCCGCCACGCCGCTCTCCTACATTATGGTAAGCAATCAACTCGTAATGCAACTGCACACAGTTCTGACAAATTTCTTTCAGTATTTTCCGGACTCGGGCACGCGTGGACGCCGCGAGGGCACGGGCTCCACCGAGGCAACTGAGATGATACTCAACAATCTGTTGTATATCACAAGCCAAGGTAAgtgcagcgagcagcgagcaagcagcagcagctacaaacaagcaaactaattttcatttaacagTTTTCGGATGCGCATCCGCGCGACATTGAGGAGCTCTGGGGCACCTTATGCCAGTTTTGGCCAAACAATCTGAAGGTTATACTGCGCTATTTGGTTATTATGAGTGGCATGGCGCCCACTGAGCTGCTGCCCTATGTAAGTAGCTCCCACTTACTTTGTCTTTAGTTTTAATTCATGTGTCTAATTTGCAGGCTAAGCGCGTTGCGCTTTATCTGGCGCGCAGCTGTCCGGATCGTCTGCTGGATGAGCTCATGGCTGAGCTGCAGACAGTGGAAACGCTCAATTGCCTCATTGAACGCACCGAGACGCCGCCTTTTTATAGACTGACCAGCATGCGCAAGGCCTCCAGTCACAGTGCCGATGGTAAGTTCGCTCACGCTTGCCACAACTAAGCGCTAATCTTTTGTTTACAGGTCAAGCTGTGGGCGGCATAAACGATTCGCGCACTCAGGATCTTACCGTGGAGAAGGGCACTATACACACCAAGCGGCATAGCGGCGAGGATCCCATTAAAATTGGGCAAGTCTGGCGCCTACTTTTTATCTAAATTCActgcttaacttttttttattttgtgctagCAGCACCTGCAAATCCGACAGTGGCATACGCGCctatgctgccgctgctgctgccgtcacGCCCATTTCGGGCGGCAGTCGTCCGCCGCGTGGCGCTGACAAAATACGCGCCGCCTCCGGACCTTCGATACTGCCACGCCCCGAGGACATACTGATCAATGATCCGGAGCTGCGTCAGGAGGAGAATGTGGAGCTACGCAATGCCGCCGAGGCGCCAACAAATGCGCATCCACATCCGCTGCCCATGCCGGAGTACGGCGGCTACTTTGCGCCACTCACTGAGTTTCTGCCAGACGTTAGTCTGCCCATCAGCGGCTTTCATCGGTAAGTGctcaagttaattaaatgcagctctTTAGTTTATTAGTTGTCTAGTAGTAAGCAACGCCAGAATTGTCGCGTATCCAATTCAAGTGGGCAGTGACGCGCGTAAATCCTGCGGGTGCGCCACTGGTGCAACCTGCGCCCGACACGAACGAGCTAATGCCCACCAGAATGGGATTGTCGTGTGTAACCAGCGGACCGCCCGAGTCGCCACCGCATATCGACTTGCCATTGGGACTTTTAGTGCATAGAATGCCCTCGGGCAGCGATCCATAAGATCTGCTGCACTCATCATTGCTCATAATCTGTATATCGACGCACTGCAGCCAATCGGCCAGTTTGCCATTGGCCATGCCGCCCCAGCCGCAGGCCACGGCCCACCAGTTGACAAAGCGTTCGTTGCGCTGGTTAAACGTGGGCAGGTTCACCTTGTTGACCATGCGATGGAAGTCGACATGCGGTGTTTTGATCAATCCAATGTCATTGCCATTGGTGTTGGGCCACAGATGGTGGCGTATGAAATTATTCTTGCGCACTCGATGATAGTACTGCCCATTGTACGCCCGATTCGAGCCGTAATGTATGTCCACATAGTCCGTGGTCAGGCAATGCGCCGCCGTCAAGACCCAAGTGTGAGCAATGATCACGCCACCGCCCACGGCCTTGCCATTGTTGCCGTCGGTGCCAATGAGCAGTCCCACAATATACGGCGCCTTGCCCTCATACGCGGGATAGCCATTGGTTATGATGGGCTCCAGCTCCACCTCCGTCTCATTGTCTGCGGCCTTGGCCAAAGCCACACAAATCAGTATTAGCAAGTACCTCATGTCTTCACCAATAAGCTCCACATGTTTGGTGGCTCTTTTTTTATAGCCATGCGCAGCTATTGCAAAGCTAATGATGTGGCCGATAAGTAATGCACGATTTGCCTAATGGCTTAAGGCATTAACtgtaaatgcaagcaaatttaaatttgccttTGTGCTTATTGATTTTAACTCTTAATTTACTTAGAAATGAAAACGCGTGTGTcttattgataaaaataatttaagtatttcactaaaaaatcaataaagcaTCAGAAACTTAAATTTTGGCATCCTCCATTTACGACCCTTAGTAAGGACTTAgctaatatatacatttgtattatAGTATATCAAAATGTAGGTAATTCAATTGtccattaatttgtttttataaattgcttatttaattcgctcgtttataactatttttacatttatataaaatgtttagtaATCTTCAGTCAGTTTATAAAAACTTTGACTTTTAATATcttcaaaaaaagaaaaattcataaatgcaataataagtTATAGGTAATTTACTACTACAATTCAGTGCTTAGAGTTTAAATtccaattgtttattgtttgttagcaacaaactttaataCAACATAGATTGAAAAATCCCATTTCgctattaaatttgtttgcctttaagtaaattaatttcaaactttttcgcttaaagttattttataataaaggACTTATGTCCTTTTTAATTCTGTAGCTACATCCAAGAGAGTctctttagtttattattagtattattaatatgcaacgCCAGAATTTTCGCGTATCCAATTCAATTGCGAGGTGACACACGTAAAGCCTCCGATATTTTCACTGATGCAAACGCCTTCATGGAACGCAGCAATGCCCACCAGTATGGAATCGTTTAGTGTAACCAACGGGCCGCCAGAGTCGCCTTTGCATATTGCTCTCAACTTGTCTGCACTCATCGTTGCTCATAATCATCATTTATGTTACATATTACCTTTTGCAGTAAAGCGACATGGATTACTTAACACCGATTTATATCAatctatttgcttttgcactaGACCAGCAGCTTTTGAAATAGTTAAGCCTTAAACGTTTATGTTGCCCTagcaaaatttcatttgattctGCTATGTTATGTAACCTTTGTACAAAGCTGATCCAGTTTCGGCAcagtttttattgatatttgcCTTTGTTTTCCTTGTCATTTGATTTGAAACTGATTGGGTGGGAGTTTGCTACTGTTAGTTTAGCGATAGAAACTTCATGGTATTAAATTCACCATCAATAAACGGATgctgtatgtatataatgccttggatttgatttatttgcatatgtaaatgtgAAGTGAAGCGCATTAGTAGCTTATGCCAGTTCGCTGTTGAATCCATTCCAAGTGCGAGGTGAGGCGCGTGAAGCCCGCTGGAGAGCCCGCAGTGCAGCCAGCGCTTGAGCCAAACGATGTAATGCCAATCAAAGTGCTGTTATCGATGCTAACCAGTGGACCACCAGAGTCACCTGTACAGGTCGAAATGCCGCCCAAAGTCTGAATGCACATCACATGATCGGGCAGTTGTCGATAAGTTTGCTTACACACATCATTGCTCAAGACCTGCGCATCGATGCACTGCAGCCGATCGGCAGGCTTGCCATTAGCCTGCACTCCCCAGCCACAGGCAGTGGCCCAGTGGCCTCTATAGGATTCCTCGCTGTCAACCAGCCTGGGCAAAGCGATCTTGTTGATGGCATTCCTGAAGGTTACATGAGGCGTGCGTATGAGTCCGATGTCATTCAAAGGATTCTCATGCACAATAAAGTTTTGTCTGGCCACTCTGTGCTTTATTGTCCCTCTAAAGGACCAATTGGAGCCATAGTGCACATCCACCAAGTCTGCAACGAGGCAATGAGCCGCCGTTATCACCCAAGTGTTGGATATAATGCTGCCCGAGCATATGGATTGCCGTGCGTTGCCATTGAATCGCAGCACCAGCCCCACAACGTAGGGCACTTCTCCCTGCTTTGCGGCATAGCCATTGGTAATAATGTTATGCGATGACGCCTCATCCAACGCATCCTCGCTCCTTGCAAGCGCCAGggaaatacataataatataattggcAACACGTGCATTATTACTGTGGGGGCTGTGGAAATGTAAGCTGCCTTTTATAGTTGAGTTCATTGGAAGTCAATAAGGCTTATTAACAGTTATTTAATGATTGCAGTCATTAGCATTGCTACTTTGTATTGCATCATTTAACTGGCATTATGTAATAGACTGACGCAAATGAAACTGAGAGTGTTGATATTACGATTAGGTGTTGCATATACTTGTTCCATTCCAGGAGTTATTAAATAGATTAATATATCTTAAATAGGTttagcctgaaggcctttgttgctctggcaatACCAatttgtaccatagaatttaattctaggctacaattaaaataaataaataaattttctttttttttgttagcgaGTTGGTTTTCCATTAAGTTTCCTATGTTATGTAAGGTAAAAATTGTTGGTACATCACACTGAACTGATAAGTTTGATGTCtaatatgttaataaatatataaaatatttgttataacatacaaactgagtcgatatagccatgtccgtacCGTCTGTCCGTTCTGAATGTTTGTGAgcactgtttctcagcaacaaTGGCTAGagaaccaaatttggtatatacataggtgctcctatatccaaacctgaacgcttttatttcctccccatcccccgcaaatcgaaaaaaacgataaaaaaaatatttaaaaatctgaaataaatcacaaaaacgcttGTTTATGGTTTTGACCGGTGATTAACAATACTGGTGACAACACTTGGATTATTACTGTAGAGTTGTGAAAATTGAAGTTGCATTTTATAGTTGTAAGTCAGTCGTATTAGGCGTAGTTAAGTGTTGCTGTCATTAGCATTGATTATATATTCAGACTGATGTACCTATGGCTACAATTGGGCAGAGCTTAAATAGATTTTACATTAGATCTTGTTCCAGTTCGCTTCTTACAGAATTGTATTGTTTATTTCCAATCTCAATCTCCAATGCTGCATAAACTGAAATAAGTTTTTAGCTATaacataaaacaatatttaaatgtagttCATATTGCAGTTTCTGCTTATTTGAGTTCAATTGtatatcaatttaataaaacacgCCCGTTTTCTCGCGTATCCAGTCCAAGTAGTGGGTTACACGCATGTATCCATCTGGATTTCCAGCGTCGCAGGCTCCGGAGACACCAAACGCAGTAATGCCCACCAGAATGGGATTGTCGTGGGTGACCAAGGGGCCACCAGAGTCGCCACCGCAGGTTGCAGTGCCGCCTGTGGTTCGGGTGCACAACACTTGATTGGGCAGACTGCCGTAGGTTCTGGCGCACTCCTCATTGCTGATGATCTGAATGTCAATGCACTGCAGCCAATCGGCCAGTTTGCCATTAGCCATGCCGCCCCAGCCGCAGGCCACGGCCCACCAGTTGACGAAGCGTTCGTTGCGCTGACTCAGCTTGGGCAGTTGGACCTTGTTGACGAGCGATGTGAAGTCCACATAAGGCGTACGTATGACGGCCACATCGTTCTGCTCATTGTGGTGCAGTATAAAGTGCTGCTTGCGCACCTTGTGATAGAATTGGCC
The DNA window shown above is from Drosophila busckii strain San Diego stock center, stock number 13000-0081.31 chromosome 3L, ASM1175060v1, whole genome shotgun sequence and carries:
- the LOC108597891 gene encoding serine protease 1, whose amino-acid sequence is MRYLLILICVALAKAADNETEVELEPIITNGYPAYEGKAPYIVGLLIGTDGNNGKAVGGGVIIAHTWVLTAAHCLTTDYVDIHYGSNRAYNGQYYHRVRKNNFIRHHLWPNTNGNDIGLIKTPHVDFHRMVNKVNLPTFNQRNERFVNWWAVACGWGGMANGKLADWLQCVDIQIMSNDECSRSYGSLPEGILCTKSPNGKSICGGDSGGPLVTHDNPILVGISSFVSGAGCTSGAPAGFTRVTAHLNWIRDNSGVAYY
- the LOC108599556 gene encoding serine protease 1 encodes the protein MKLLLLVCSVAFVAASGNDNDTYHLSEQEQPQPENIITNGYPAYEGKAPYIVGLMIGRDNSNVRSVCGGSIIAHTWVLTARHCLTSADYADIHYGSNRGWQGQFYHKVRKQHFILHHNEQNDVAVIRTPYVDFTSLVNKVQLPKLSQRNERFVNWWAVACGWGGMANGKLADWLQCIDIQIISNEECARTYGSLPNQVLCTRTTGGTATCGGDSGGPLVTHDNPILVGITAFGVSGACDAGNPDGYMRVTHYLDWIREKTGVFY